The window GGGACTGTAGAAGTGCTGTCTAGAAGCCTAAGCAGCCGAGTGGGATACTTCAGCCATAATTATACATCATTGAGGAGCAAATTTGTAAAGGAGCGCCAAGCAAGTATGCCGTTATTAAACAAAGTATTAAGTATTCCATTCATTCCAAGGGGACTGTTCATCCAAGGCTATGGCTACAGAACTCTGATACTCCTTCCTTTCCAATTCATTTCCCTTCATCTCTTCAAGTTTCATCTTTCCCACGCAGATTGGGCCTTGGCTGCCTCGtccgccgccaccctcgACGGAAGCGGTGTTTTCTGAGCTTCCTGGatcccctcatcatcactacCCTCGTCTTTGGCAACCTTGACCACTAGTGGTCCATTTCCGTTCATAGGTCctgacttcttctcctcagaGACTGACGATGACACAACACCATCGATCCCTCCTGGTTCCTGATCTTCCAGAATTACGCTCTCCTGCGATAGCGGTCTGGATTGTCGGGTTGTGACAGGTGAGTCAAACAAGCTCTCCCCGCTGATAGACGAGCCGGCCACCGAACCTCTATTCCCGGCCGCAGCCAGcggctgcttctcctccggTAGTCGACTATGCGTGGGGCTTCTCGCTTCAGTCTTGGTCACCTTCTCAAGCATACCGTCGACAGAGGTCGCACTCCTTGTGCTCATCTGTGATTGcctgttcttgttcttcaccCAGCCCGAGGTCcagccgcctccgccgccgttgCTACTCTCGGGAGGACTGGCAGTGGTGGGGGTAGGAGGTGTTGAACTGCCGCCGCCCCAAGCCTTCCGCCTCTTCTCCCCTGCCCAAGTAGCCCAGCTGTTGACAAACGCACCCGCTTTGCCGCCTACTGATTGCGCAGCGGCCTGTGAGTTCTGTGTTGTTTTGGAAGCTGTCGAGTCAGGAGAACCCCCTCTGTTTTCGGCTTGCTGCTGAGAAGCTGCCTTCTCTTGCTCAATTCtggcttcctcggccttctttcGCTGGGCTTCCCTGATTGCCTCCATGTCCGCATACAATTTATTAAAGATGTTGctggccttctcctttccaGCCGCCAAGTTCCGTCCTAGGGCCTCCTTCCCCTGCGCGAGTTTCTCATCCCAATGCATATCCTGTACCTGCTGCGTTATCCTCCTCTGAACGTCCTCGATGGTCAAGCCTCCAGCGCAGGGATGTTTTGGTTCGACAATATCAAACAGATGTGAATCAGTGTGCGAATTCCAAATTCGGTAGTTCTCCGTCTTTGACCACGCTTCGACGAAATCAGAGCCGAAGTCGGTGGAAGGATCGCCTTCAATATAAGGGAGCAACATCcgggggttgttggcatGCTTTgcgaggtggttgtgataCTTGACAGACGATATCAAAGAAAGTAAGTACTCCTCGAACTGGACGCGGATGAATTCCTCGCTGCCAACATAACCCATAGTTTTCGGACGGCCGGGGTTTGCCTCGTCCCAGGTATCATTGACGTTTTGGGTTATAAAGTCAATCCAGCGGCGGTCTGGGGTGGAGAGCTGAAGAGCCGCCTTCAACGAAGTGGACGTAATGTTGATGGTGCCCTCGTCGAGGTTAATGAGAATGTCGCTATACCGATCTTTCTGCTGTAAAAGTAACGAATTCGTACTGCCCACTATATACGATTTCGTTCCAAAGTCTGCCAGAATGTCGAGCTGTTGCAAGGGGGTGTATGGTCCAAACAAGCTGCCCTGTACTCTGTGTAAGTCATCAATCGTATTTGCGCCAGGATTCTCATTGACATACCTTTGGGAAAATCTGCAAAGGCAACCCCATATATGCCAGCAGGGAATTCCGGTCGCTAGTCCTCAGGCTTGTTGGCTGCTGGAGGTTCTGCTCGTAGTTGTTCAACTCTGGTCCCGCAGAGTCCTGCAGGTTGCGCAGCAATCCTGGGATCAATGATACCAGTGAAAACTGAGTTAGGCAAAGCCTCTCACATCTTGTTCCAAAGAACAGCATCTAACCAGCCCACTGTCAACGCAACGAACCCCAAGTGTTGAAAACCGAGAATACACACCTTTGGCTGCAACAAACAGCACTTCAACAGCACCAATGTCTGCCATTTAAACTCCCTCACAAGCTCCCTCAGACTCAGTCCAAGATATTGGTCTctgtcctcatcctcgttcatcatccccctttccttctcaTCAGCCAAGCTCTCCTGGAACCTTTTCAGAATCTCCACATCTGTAAACTCCCGCTGCGCAAACCACGCCTTGGTGACCACGCTCAGCCTCTCCCTAAGCATGCCAAAGTACTGTGGGCTGTCTGCAATCACGACCACGGCTTTTTGTACCGTCGATCTCGTCACCTCGGCCGGTCTATTGAGCAACAGAGAAGCGTCCATCTGGCGAGTGCATGAAATCCCAAACAGCGAGGTACCCGCCCCCCCATCTTCCGCAGGCTTCAATAACGTAAAGTAGGAGAAATCCTCAGTCAGAGCATGCGCGCCGTCGCTGAGGGCCATGAAAGGCAGCAACCCCCAATCATATTCCACCGCCGGGTCGAACCCTTCGGGCTCTGCGCCGAACCATTTTTCGACTTCGGGGCCGCGAGCATGGTGGAAATCGACTATGCAGACTAAGGGTGTGAAATGCGGTCTAGCGCTCGCAGCTGTGGTGGGTGTGGGAGGGACAGAGGACGACATTATTACGGTATGACGCTGTTGATAAAAGCTGTTGACGCTTTGCCCGAAAGCTATTAAATCGGTGTTGCCATGAATTGATGCTTGACAGCTGCGCTCGAGGtcaggagagaaagagacaaAAAGACGGTATGGGATGACCCGAGAAGTGTGAATGGCGGGGCAATTGGCTGGTGCAGCTTGGGCAAGGCTTCGAGCTTTCTACCCCTTGTCCAGTTATGCTGATTTCTGAAAATGCAATATCACCAAGGCTGTGCTGGTAATAAATACAGTGTTGCGTGCGTATCAGATACTCGTGCTCGCCCgggccgtcgtcgtcgtcgtgtATCGGTGGACTATTTTCGCCCGGTTTGTTAGCTGTAAGGAAAGTGACGTGCTGTGCTgcggttgaggttgaagtgCCGCTCCGCTGCCAGCGCATCAAATCTCCCCGCGGCAGGCAGGGCGGTTATTGATTAGCGTGATCCTTTAGGCTTAGCGCTCTGGAAAATGGGGATCTGCAAATGCGAATCGACGTGCCAAGACCTGCGAGTCGAAGTCCATGTGGATGAATTGGGATGAAGGGAATCAGGTGAAGTAAAATGAAATGTAGAGTCAGACCATAAGCTTTGACTTTCTTGATGACCAGTAAGTTCATTCACAGTCCTTCAACCTGGCTTCCTCGCTATGGCTTGCCGTCTGTGAACCGTGCTGCCCTGGTTGATAAGGCGGTCAACATCACAGCAACCATTGAGACGCAGGCGCCGCCGGCTACCAAGTGACGTGGGCAATGGAAAAAAGTATCTGGCAGTGTAATGTAAGGGGGCTTCTTCTCGGGTCTCGGGATCTGCCCTGGTCGGATCAGGCTGCCGGTACACCATGTGTAGGGTCAGTTGTGAAACACTGACTACTGTTCATGAAGACGTAGAGGTTGGAGACAGTCAATTGAAACTGGAAATCTCGAATAACCCATAAATGCAGCCGCTGGCCAGCAGTTACACCTGGCACGATATCAAGTCCCAAAATTAGATACCAAACATTGACCCGCATTGGATATGCAAAGCTGATCCCGCAGTCCTTTACCAATCGTATAGGCCTCAGCAAAACACCCCCCAGCCAGCATGTGGATGTGGAAGCCGTCGATGCCGACGTGTCCTGCATTGCATGACAGGGAGCAAACAGATCGATCACAACATCTACAGTTCTTGGTCTATAGTAACCAGAGATCCAAGTCACCGCTTGATCGGGCCCATATGTTGCGGAGGACCggccgttgaggttgggaagTTTCATAATTGAACAATATATACCTTAGTCATAGGCacaagacacacacacacacacacacacacacacacacgcgtAACTTGAATGGAACTATATCTTCATTTCCCCGTAGAATCAGGTTACCTGACTGACTGCCTGACTGATCAAGACTGCCTCTTTGCCCACGATCCCTGCTGTGGCATGGGTTACAGACTTGCGCTGTTGCAACAAAGTCGAAATCATGGTCATCATCGTTAAAATCTGCTAAGTTCGGCTCCTCTCATGTGaaccccacaacccccatccatctAGACACGCGCCTTATACCATATCCAGCAAGAACAATGAGATAAAGATATGAACCATCCCTCCTTTCGTGTACTGGTCTCCCGGGTTCTTCCTGTTGAACCTTCTTTCGAAAGTGAATTCTCCAGCAGCCCCTATGCCATGCCCATTAAAACTCGCCCATTTTGTTGCTTTAGACATGCAGGTCACAACTCGAGACAGACTCCTCAGTGAAAACGccgagaaaagaaaagggcaCTCAAAATAACCCACGAGACGTGGCTGTCGAGTTGGTAGCAACCATCACACAGGACCACCCATATCGGCACCTGGATGCTCCTTCTGTGTATTACCCACCCTGCCGGATCCCGATTCCGAGCTCATTGACCCGCGAATTGACCCTCCATGGAAACACTGCCGGCCTCGACGTTGTGATAGTCCAGAATTTCCGAGTACCTGTTGTTAACGAATAGCGTCAGTTAACCAGGTCCCCAATCCCCAACCTGAGACATCGGAATAACTCACATCATTATCTTCCATGTGTCAACTGGCAAATCAGCGTCGTTGAAGCTCCAGTCGAacttctcctcggcaactGGCTCATCGGTAGGATCGTGATATGGTGCCAGGTATTCGTGGGACAACGCCTCGGTGGCCGTTATCCGCTTCTTGGGATCGAACACGAGCATGTGCTCCAAAAGATCGATGGCTAGTTCAAGTTAGTATCCCTGCTTAATAGATCAATGCGGGGGGGAACACATACCAGCAGGATCGGCGTTCTTGAATTTGTTCTTCAGCGGTTGTCGTTCGCGCTTGGGAAGGGACTTGACAAATCTCAGGGTCTAATAGCTCCAGTCAGCATTTAAGGCCATTTTGTTCAAGATCAGCTGCCCGTATGGCTGCATGCAATAAGGTCCACGTACGTTCTcgctggcgatggtgttgatAACATCATCAGGGGGCGTGCCCAAGAGTTCAGTAATGATGGAGAACTGGTTGACATGGTCCTTTCCAGGGAAAAGGGGCTTGCCCTCAAGCATCTCAGCGAAGATGCAACCGGCACTCCAAATATCCACCTCAACATCATACTTTTGCCACGTGAGCATAATTTCGGGTGCGCGGTAATATCTCGTGGAAACGTAACCCGTCATCTGGGGGTCTTGAATGCGAGCCAGACCGAAGTCGCAAATCTTCAAATCGCAGTTTTCGTTGACCAGAATGTTGCTTGGCTTCAAATCGCGATGGACAACGCCGGCCGAGTGCACGTATTTCAGTCCGCGCATGATCTGGTACAAAAAGTACTGGATGAACTGCTTTTCAAGAGGTCTAGAGGtgaggaggcgatggagaTCGGTGCCGAGCAATTCGGTGACGAAGTAGCTGATAGCAAATCAGTTCCAAGCCCAATAATGCTGCTCCCGGTGTTACACTTACATATCTTCCAGCGGAGAGATGAAGATGTCACTGAGGGAGATAACATTTTCGTGCTTCAAGTGCTTCAGCAGCTTGAGCTCTCGGTATGTTCTCTTGGCAAGTACGGGAGTGCTGAAGGGCTTCATGATTTTCTTGATGGCGACATTGGCGCTGGTGAGCTGGTCTTTGGCGGAGCTATGCGCACATTCCTCATCAGTACAACTCGCTGACAACAGCACAAACTATTATCGGCCGGGAGTAGCTATTCGTACCAAACAAGTCCAAAAGCACCCATTCCAACAGGTTGGAGATCCGAGTACCTAATCCTGCGTCAGAGCACACTTTTCGAACATCCTTTGAACACAGCCATACGAACCTCGAGGTAATCTCGAAGGTGGTCCCAAAAATCTGAGCACGAACGAATTCAGCCATGGTGGGCGGGTTGTATTGCGTTGTCGAGTTTGTCGAGTCGAGTCGAGCGTGCGGTGGCGGCAACAATGCAGGAAATGTGGCGGGGAAAATAGATGCCGGAGGTGGACAATCGTGGGCGCTGCGCGAGATTCTAGACGACCGGCAAGCGAAGAATGTTCGGGAAGCGATCGGCGTCTACTTGGACGGGCAAAAGCGGTTGTGGACAAGAATGCGAGTGCGGTCGAAGTCGTCCAAGGAAGAGAGAACAGCGGGGCTGTTCGCTAGGTAGGTGAGGCGGGGGGCGAGCAGAACACTGTGCTGTTGACGGTTTCGTCGGGTGCGGGGATTGGGTATCTTGAATGCAGAGGACAAATTTAGCTGCGCCCGGAGGGATTTCAGGGAATTGCGCTGGAAAGAGGGCCAGGAAAAATAGGCGGGTCTTTGGTGGTAGGTTTCAGTGGGCGGGTTCAGTGCGCGTACCTGCAGTCTCCAGCAAAAATGATGAAACTTCCAACAGAAAAGAGAGCTGACGGAGCTCTTGATCGAGACAGGCCGGGTCGCTTCTGCTGTTACGCGGCAACTGGTAGTCTTGTATTCGCGTGGTCTGGGTGTGGCACGCTGCGATCGTTTTGGTTCAGGATGGGGGCAATAAACCGGAAATTCTGTCGATGGAGCGAATGAAATGCGCTGCTCAAAAAACCACTATTACTGACGAATGTCCTGCTTGGCAACCTGATGCTCGACAGTTTCCGACTGTTCGTACGGATTTGGGGTCTCGAGCCCTGAATAGCGAAATGTCTTTTTGCacgaaggggaggaggcaaaTAATCGCCCTgacagacgacgacgacacagTCAAATCAAAATGTTGGGATCGATCGTGGAGGCGGAAGTTCGTGTGCAaaggagagaggagagagagagagagaataGGTCCAGGATGGTCGATAGTTATTATTCTGGTgtcagggggaggggggaggggtagaTGGTCATGTATTCAGGACAAGACAGGCTGGCACCCTTGGTGTGGTTGCAAGGTGGGATGGCAGCGGAGGGAcgtggatggatggggccGGGATGTGACACGCGGGGCCTTGCGACGGGGAGAACAGGATATGGATCTGAATCTTCTCAAATTCCATGCTTTGGCACGCCCACTTTCCCGTCTAACCCATCCAGATTGGAGCGCCAGCTATTCATCACATCACTTCCAGAGGTCCCTGAGTAGTAAAGCCACTAGGGCGCATTGGCTGCTAAGCAGTGTATGTTTTGCAGTGTAATCAACTAACTACCTTACCCATCTCTTCAGCGTTCGACCTGACTGGGATTTGCATGGAAGGTGTCTATCTGTTCCACAGACGCCGCAATGAACCTGGCAGCGTGATCCTTGCCTGCCCTACAAAGAGCTGAGCTCCATCAGCCCCTCACTTGTAGTTACTGCTCCTTGGGCGCGAATGCCTTGCAATACCCATCTTCGACCTGCGCTGCACGAAAAGTGAGGATTTGTAGGGTGTGCTGTACCAACACTGCCGATTGGTATGCCCATGGGCCTCAACGGTTTCGCCAATCCGGCAGCGCCATCCCAAAGTGATCGAGGCATCGAAAACAACAGTTGGGTGAACAGACAGCAGCGAGGAGGGGAAGCCAAGACTATGACGTAGGTgcatggtggggttgttgcagCCCTTGTCGCAGAGGCTGTGGGTCATGTCTGTTCAGCCAATCCTGCGATTTCCACAGTCCCCGGTTCTCGTCCCGGCATCGAACAATTTGGCGTGCGATCGATGCTCGTCGAAGCAGACATCTGGCGGTCTGAGCAGTCCGTCTTCTCATGTTTCTTGAAACCCATCACGGGGTCCGTTTTCACAACCGCCGCTGCAAACTGCCCGAACCACACAcatcccccaaacccaactaTGTCGGACATTTCGCTCCGGAGAAGGCCGGCTTGTACCAAGTTCCATCGTGCGTGCTTTCTGTAACAAACCCAATTGCATCCCATGCCTATGTCCAGTGACATATGCTGGAGAAAGACCCTGTCATTTCAGGCACAGGGAACACAGCCAAACACTTGGTATCAACCACACTACTACTACACCATGCAAATGCATCGTCattatctctctctctcccagcCATACCTCCGCATCGTCATTTCTAGGGATTCTCAGGGTCCTGACAATTGCCCGTGCGCCATTCCCATACACCATCGAAATACGGAGTACATTGGTACATTCTTCCCCATACCGTGATGTGATGTGCATTTTTCACCCCCTGTGAAGCTCCCGGCCCTCGACAATCTAGACCCCAAGTTGTCCAAGAATGCCTCATGATCATCAGGGGAACCGCAAAGCAGAAGCATGGCAATATCTCCCGAGAGGCTTTAGCAGGCGCCAGAGAGACTGATCAGCTCATCTTTTCAAAATAAGCTTCTCCCTCGTACCATTCCCACGGGACGTATATCCGCACGCACCCGAGCTACCTTCCACCTGCTGTTCTGCCCGAGGCTTCTTTGTGATAGAGATgtccctcgccatcatcctTGGGCTGTTGGTGTATGTACTTGAGTAGCCTAACCATGCGCAGTCTTCTGAAACAGTCATGATAGCTAGCGGCCTACTGCCAGGACAGTCCGTCTcccaacaacttcaacaacccgCGGCATCAAATGACCCTGCATGCTGGATAACAATGGGATGTCCAACGGCTTGGGGCTGGGCGGGGAAAAACGCAATTCGCAGCCGCAAGCGGGGGCAGGGGCAAGCTCGAGACTACGCTATCTCATGCACAATGACGTCGAAATCTCTATTGCCCAGCCCGGATCCTGGTCGCTTGGCGGGTACGGACAGGGCGACACGTAGAACcctggaaaagaaaagaaggggacCCTTCAACCGTCAATGACATTTGGTTAACCAACGAAGATGCAGCGAGGACACACCTAACGCGAGCTGAGTTCctcttttttattttggaTGTGATGCCGAGTCTGCAGGTCAAAGTCAGCTCGCCTCTTTTCAGTAGGTTGACATGGGTTTGGGGCGTATTCATCATAATAATGGTTGCAAAAATATATGAGTGATAATTCTCGTCATCATTATGTTAAGAGTTCCATTCAGCTGCCCACGGATAAATCGCATCAGCTGGAGTTGGCTGACTCGGTATGTAATGCAATTGGCATGGTTGGGCACTTGCAGTTGTTGTGGATTCCCAATTATCTTCATACTGCACACAAACAACCTCCATGCCCACTTGGGTCATCACGTTGGGCTGGCATATCAGCAGCTACATTGTGGGactcaacagcagcccaaATGGCCATGAGTCCTAGAACAGAAGACCGCAATCAGATGAAAGAACGGCAAACTCATGGGGCAGAAAATATGATTCAAAGGTCTGTCATCTCATCATTCCAGGCCATAACCCATACCACCGACGTACTAGGATTgctgccatcaagatcttGACGACCCAACCGTTCTTGTTCGTGCCCGCATTCTACTTGCTACCACGCCCAATGAATGGCAGCTTCTGATAGAGGTGTTTCTCACCATGCTGTTTCCTTTTTTGGCCTGCCTCTGCCTTTTTGAGTCCAGGGAGGACGACCTACgctccttcctccttctccacacGGAGAGGCTCGATGTTCCAGATGCCTTCGGCATACTCATTGATACAGCGATCCGAGCTGAAGAAGCCCATTCTCGCTACCGATGTGATGCACTTGGTAATCCACTCCTCCTGATTTCGGTACGCATCGTCCACCAACGCTTGCGTTTCAATGTATGAGTGGAAGTCGTCAGAAACAAGATAGTAGTCGCCGTGGTCCCGGACAGCCGAGATCAGAGCGGCAAAATCTTGTGTGCTGCCGAAGGTGCCCTTCTCGATTTCCTGGAATACCCGGTTGAGATCGGGGTCGATCTCATGCGTGCCGTACGTGTGTGCGTGGCGGAGatcctcaacatcttcaGCAAGGTTGCCGAACAAAAAGATGTTGTTCTCCCCGATCTCGCGCGTGATCTCGATGTTGGCACCGTCGCAGGTACCAATGATGAGACCACCGTTGAGTACAAACTTCATGTTACTTGTGCCAGAGGCCCTATAGAGATTGGTGGTTAATTTCCGTGCTGCGGCAATCAGGAAAGGCATCACTTACTCAGTACCGGCAGTCGAGATGTGCTCGCTGATGTCCGAGGCAGGAATGATGATCTCGGCCTTGCTCACGTTGTAGTCCTCGAGGAAAACCACCTTGAGCAGGTCGCCAATGTCCTCATCGTTGTTGACCACCTTACCCACACTGTTAATCAAGTGGATAATCTGCTTGGCCATCCAGTATCCCGGAGCAGCCTTGCCGCCAAAAATGGACACtcttggctgctgcttcttgcgCTCCTCGGGTGACATAGCCTTGAGTGTGAGGTAACGATGGATAACACCAAAGATGTTGAGCTGCTGGCGCTTGTACTCATGAATACGCTTGACTTGCACATCAAATAGGGCGGTTGGGTCGACGGTGACGCCCGCGCTCGCCTTGATATGCTTGGCAAGACGCTCCTTGTTGGCAAGCTTGATGTCGGCCCATTCCTTGCGGAAAGCCTTATCCTTGACGTACAGCTCGATCTTGTTGAGCTCATTGAGGTCCGTCAAAAAGTCCTTGCCACCAGTCTTGCTCGAAATCAATTCGGACAGACGGGGATTGGCCTGATGAAGCCATCTGCGAGGCGTGATACCGTTTGTGACGTTGGTGAACTTGTCGGGGCCGAAGATGGTCACGAAGTccttgaagatggtggtctTGATGAGATCCGAGTGCAGCTCAGCAACACCATTGACCTTGTGAGAAC is drawn from Podospora pseudocomata strain CBS 415.72m chromosome 1 map unlocalized CBS415.72m_1, whole genome shotgun sequence and contains these coding sequences:
- the HOG1 gene encoding MAPK protein hog1 (COG:T; EggNog:ENOG503NVMG), whose translation is MAEFVRAQIFGTTFEITSRYSDLQPVGMGAFGLVCSAKDQLTSANVAIKKIMKPFSTPVLAKRTYRELKLLKHLKHENVISLSDIFISPLEDIYFVTELLGTDLHRLLTSRPLEKQFIQYFLYQIMRGLKYVHSAGVVHRDLKPSNILVNENCDLKICDFGLARIQDPQMTGYVSTRYYRAPEIMLTWQKYDVEVDIWSAGCIFAEMLEGKPLFPGKDHVNQFSIITELLGTPPDDVINTIASENTLRFVKSLPKRERQPLKNKFKNADPAAIDLLEHMLVFDPKKRITATEALSHEYLAPYHDPTDEPVAEEKFDWSFNDADLPVDTWKIMMYSEILDYHNVEAGSVSMEGQFAGQ
- a CDS encoding uncharacterized protein (EggNog:ENOG503NXYQ; BUSCO:EOG09262V8E; COG:S), giving the protein MSSSVPPTPTTAASARPHFTPLVCIVDFHHARGPEVEKWFGAEPEGFDPAVEYDWGLLPFMALSDGAHALTEDFSYFTLLKPAEDGGAGTSLFGISCTRQMDASLLLNRPAEVTRSTVQKAVVVIADSPQYFGMLRERLSVVTKAWFAQREFTDVEILKRFQESLADEKERGMMNEDEDRDQYLGLSLRELVREFKWQTLVLLKCCLLQPKMLFFGTRCERLCLTQFSLVSLIPGLLRNLQDSAGPELNNYEQNLQQPTSLRTSDRNSLLAYMGLPLQIFPKGSLFGPYTPLQQLDILADFGTKSYIVGSTNSLLLQQKDRYSDILINLDEGTINITSTSLKAALQLSTPDRRWIDFITQNVNDTWDEANPGRPKTMGYVGSEEFIRVQFEEYLLSLISSVKYHNHLAKHANNPRMLLPYIEGDPSTDFGSDFVEAWSKTENYRIWNSHTDSHLFDIVEPKHPCAGGLTIEDVQRRITQQVQDMHWDEKLAQGKEALGRNLAAGKEKASNIFNKLYADMEAIREAQRKKAEEARIEQEKAASQQQAENRGGSPDSTASKTTQNSQAAAQSVGGKAGAFVNSWATWAGEKRRKAWGGGSSTPPTPTTASPPESSNGGGGGWTSGWVKNKNRQSQMSTRSATSVDGMLEKVTKTEARSPTHSRLPEEKQPLAAAGNRGSVAGSSISGESLFDSPVTTRQSRPLSQESVILEDQEPGGIDGVVSSSVSEEKKSGPMNGNGPLVVKVAKDEGSDDEGIQEAQKTPLPSRVAADEAAKAQSAWER
- the GPH1_1 gene encoding Non-essential glycogen phosphorylase (EggNog:ENOG503NVUR; CAZy:GT35; COG:G) gives rise to the protein MLICNCLAGLADLGFRIEDVIEQEHDAALGNGGLGRLAACFLDSLASLNYPAWGYGLRYRYGIFKQEIIDGYQVEVPDYWLDFNPWEFPRHDVTVDIQFFGHVRKSTDENGRTVAHWEGGEIVKAVAYDVPIPGYATPSTNNLRLWSSTAASGEFDFQKFNNGDYESSVADQQRAETISAVLYPNDNLERGKELRLKQQYFWVAASLYDIVRRFKKSKRPWKEFPEQVAIQLNDTHPTLAVVELQRILLDLEGLEWDEAWNIVTNTFGYTNHTVLPEALEKWSVPLIQHLLPRHLQIIYDINLYFLQSVERRFPEERDLLGRVSIIEESQPKMVRMAHLAIVGSHKVNGVAELHSDLIKTTIFKDFVTIFGPDKFTNVTNGITPRRWLHQANPRLSELISSKTGGKDFLTDLNELNKIELYVKDKAFRKEWADIKLANKERLAKHIKASAGVTVDPTALFDVQVKRIHEYKRQQLNIFGVIHRYLTLKAMSPEERKKQQPRVSIFGGKAAPGYWMAKQIIHLINSVGKVVNNDEDIGDLLKVVFLEDYNVSKAEIIIPASDISEHISTAGTEASGTSNMKFVLNGGLIIGTCDGANIEITREIGENNIFLFGNLAEDVEDLRHAHTYGTHEIDPDLNRVFQEIEKGTFGSTQDFAALISAVRDHGDYYLVSDDFHSYIETQALVDDAYRNQEEWITKCITSVARMGFFSSDRCINEYAEGIWNIEPLRVEKEEGA